The proteins below come from a single Neospora caninum Liverpool complete genome, chromosome IX genomic window:
- a CDS encoding DNA topoisomerase, related → MAPGVLMVAEKPSIAETIAKILSGGDFHKRKGISPVTSVWEFPGTFRGEAVHFKVTSTAGHIFQTDFPRQYNDWEKTNPVELFDAPVVKVEANPKHRLPAHLQKEAHGCKFLVLWLDCDREGENICFEVIGIVAPHLPKLPGGQQQARRARLRKHTSREGETPATGSNRQAQESLEQTLSAVAGMVPPKRCKKIWRAKFSALAHADIQKAMRTLGSPNKNESDSVDARQELDLKVGCAFTRFQTQYFQGKYGDLDASLVSYGPCQTPTLQFCVQRYDDIHAFQPETFYTLDTSIRVGEQELFLDWERGQVFDSVVAHTYKDVVSAQGGVAVVVDVSEKEEKLPRPQALNTVNMLKLASQRLGMGPQQAMQTAERLYLSGIVTYPRTETCKYPDSFDLRGTAAAQTSNPYWGGYVKELLSSGLARPRDGVDAGDHPPITPVRSATEADVGGGDAWALYELITRHFLASISPDCRFLKRKVTFSVNDEIFSLSGRHMLDGGFTRVMRGDGMKDVSIPDFRKGDQVPLHKVAVGSGQTHPPPFLSESDLLGLMEKHGIGTDASMATHINNICERNYVSLVSNRRLEPTKLGVCLVHGYMAIDPDLVLPSHRSPRRRYRSRQVGGRREGTGHQKLGHVLVEKLSALLSSHGASFPVCLSRASSFAHMKGRPRRRCHALAVHVQTQVCLLPSTGNALSRCGRCNRYMNLITKRPTRLHCRTCNETYNMPPNGAIKLYKELRCPLDNFELVLFTQKGGKTFPLCPLCYNDPPLEGAVNKMSCVECTHPTCKHAIEAVGVLQCPQPECKGILYLDVVSGPKWKLDCNACQYQVKLMEGAHRISVTSDECDTCGSALLNVVMNKTRPFKDGEIEKVACFVCDAELNALVESTFAKTFRSRRSGRGRGRGRGRGRGRGRGRKIEDPKMTFDGF, encoded by the exons ATGGCACCCGGAGTGCTGATGGTGGCGGAAAAGCCGTCGATTGCTGAGACAATCGCCAAGATTCTCTCAGGAGGAGATTTCCACAAACGAAAGGGA ATCTCGCCGGTGACGAGCGTCTGGGAGTTTCCCGGCACATTCCGTGGTGAAG CCGTCCACTTCAAGGTCACATCCACAGCG GGACACATCTTCCAAACGGACTTTCCTCGACAGTACAATGACTGG GAAAAGACGAATCCGGTGGAGCTCTTCGACGCGCCGGTGGTGAAGGTCGAGGCGAACCCGAAGCACCGCTTGCCCGCCCATCTGCAGAAGGAGGCGCACGGCTGCAAGTTCCTCGTGCTCTGGCTGGACTGCGAtcgcgaaggcgaaaacaTCTGCTTCGAAGTCATCGGCATCGTTGCGCCTCATCTCCCAAAGCTCCCCGGCGGCCAACAGCAGGCAAGGCGCGCGCGACTCAGGAAACAcacgagcagagagggagagacgcccgcgACGGGATCGAATCGCCAGGCGCAAGAAAGTCTCGAACAGActctctcggctgtcgcCGGGATGGTCCCTCCGAAAAGATGTAAAAAA ATCTGGCGAGCGAAATTCTCTGCcttggcgcatgcagacatcCAAAA AGCGATGCGGACTTTGGGGAGCCCCAACAAGAACGAATCCGATTCTGTCGATGCTCGCCAAGAACTTGATCTGAAGGTTGGCTGCGCCTTCACCAGGTTTCAGACTCAGTACTTCCAG GGGAAGTATGGCGATCTGGACGCCTCGCTGGTCTCCTACGGCCCCTGCCAAACTCCGACGCTCCAATTCTGCGTTCAGAGATACGACGACATCCACGCCTTCCAGCCTGAGACTTTCTACACT CTGGATACGTCGATTCGCGTCGGCGAGCAGGAACTGTTTCTCGACTGGGAGCGCGGCCAGGTCTTCGACTCCGTCGTCGCCCACACGTACAAAGATGTC GTTTCTGCGCAAggcggcgtcgccgtcgtTGTCGACGTCtctgagaaggaagagaagttGCCTCGGCCGCAGGCGCTCAACACGGTGAATATGCTCAAACTCGCCTCGCAGCGCCTCGGTATGGGCCCCCAACAAGCCATGCAG ACGGCGGAGCGACTGTATCTCTCAGGCATTGTGACTTATCCGAGAACGGAAACTTGCAAATACCCAGACAGCTTCGACCTTCGCGGCACCGCTGCGGCGCAGACCTCGAACCCCTACTGGGGTGGCTACGTCAAAGAGCTGCTTTCG TCGGGTCTCGCTCGCCCCCGAGACGGCGTGGACGCAGGTGATCACCCCCCGATCACTCCCGTCCGTTCAGCGACTGAGGCTGAcgtcggcggcggcgacgcctggGCCCTCTACGAGTTGATCACCCGCCACTTCCTCGCCTCCATCAGTCCCGACTGTCGCTTCTTGAAGCGAAAAGTAACCTTCAGCGTCAACGACGAgatcttctcgctctccggtCGCCACATGCTCGACGGCGGATTCACGCGCGTCatgcgaggcgacggcatGAAAGATGTCTCCATTCCGGATTTCAGAAAGGGCGACCAAGTCCCCCTGCACAAAGTCGCCGTCGGG TCGGGTCAGACGCACCccccgccttttctgtccgAGTCGGATCTCCTCGGGCTCATGGAGAAGCACGGGATCGGCACAGACGCCTCGATGGCGACGCACATCAACAACATCTGCGAACGAAACTACGTTTCTCTG GTGTCCAACAGGCGACTGGAGCCGACGAAACTCGGCGTCTGTCTTGTGCACGGCTACATGGCAATCGACCCTGACCTCGTGCTGCCGTCG CATCGAAGCCCTCGTCGACGTTATCGCTCAAGGCAAGTCggtggacgaagagagggaactgGGCACCAAAAGCTCGGCCACGTGCTCGTCGAGAAGCTCAGCGCACTGCTCAGTTCACACGGCGCCTCTTTCCCAGTGTGCCTTTCTCgggcgtcttccttcgctcaCAT GAAAGGCCGACCTCGCCGCCGTTGTCACGCACTCGCTGTACATGTTCAAACTCAAGTTTGCTTACTTCCTTCGACAG GGAACGCGCTGTCGCGTTGTGGACGGTGCAATCGGTACATGAATCTCATCACGAAGCGACCGACGCGTTTGCATTGTCGGACCTGCAACGAAACCTACAACATGCCTCCGAATGGGGCAATCAAA CTCTACAAGGAACTTCGGTGTCCTCTCGATAATTTCGAGTTGGTCCTCTTCACGCAGAAGGGCGGCAAAACGTTCCCTCTGTGCCCGCTGTGCTACAACGATCCTCCTCTGGAAGGCGCAGTGAACA AAATGTCTTGCGTTGAATGCACGCACCCCACCTGCAAGCACGCGATTGAGGCCGTTGGCGTCCTTCAGTGTCCCCAGCCGGAGT GCAAAGGCATCTTGTACCTCGACGTTGTTTCGGGA cccaAGTGGAAACTCGACTGCAACGCGTGTCAATATCAAGTCAAGCTGATGGAGGGCGCACACA GAATCTCCGTGACCAGCGACGAGTGCGACACCTGCGGCTCTGCGCTTCTGAACGTCGTGATGAACAAAACGAGGCCTTTCAAG GATGGCGAAATCGAGAAAGTGGCATGCTTTGTCTGCGACGCTGAGCTCAATGCTCTCGTGGAAAGCAC cttcgccaAGACCTTCCGCAGCAGACGCTCTGGACGCGGTCGAGGGCGCGGCCGAGGCCGGGgcagaggccgaggacgaggccgGAAGATCGAAGACCCAAAGATGACGTTCGATGGATTTTAA